A single region of the Candidatus Protochlamydia amoebophila UWE25 genome encodes:
- a CDS encoding PP2C family serine/threonine-protein phosphatase: protein MLELSLAAHPKGYELNKTEFCQSLLFHPYAVRHYELFRQTNKAGHLFIAFLESIPMAGVVISVIERIIVIATQLSKNHLYSTNSTNQIFLSNVIKRKKGKALAVFVETKGSNSNSTTEDSSEITLTNSELSIVNKQEENGLLLPNSQLNTPILLSEALSLPAHTTVELKMIKNLKKAIFEHKLVEKIEDASEIAKELTRPLRTIAENVKFSVTSAAEQGFFRPTMEDAHFHLSLPDGELLGVFDGHGENGQVAHYVSERVQKLFVERKSDSEDMIEVFKNLFKDIHQEVITKKIDCINGKLVGGSTAVVCYVCRKTLKTVVATLGDSEVWHFRQRKALIKATPLSCVRKWSSKKDFKRINTYWQQHLGRLTLSRDFKSISLKGAGTLQPSRSIGDRQFCSDQAFPLVSQEPIVSMIQLQQGDRLIVACDGVWNFLTKQMNQLIETVIQHTWDNEQMNIAQEIANLALSKHNDYDNDNVSVISLRID, encoded by the coding sequence ATGTTAGAACTTTCGCTTGCAGCTCATCCTAAAGGGTACGAACTTAATAAAACAGAATTTTGCCAATCTCTCCTGTTTCATCCTTATGCTGTGAGACATTATGAACTATTCCGGCAAACTAATAAAGCCGGACACCTTTTTATAGCCTTTTTAGAATCGATTCCAATGGCTGGAGTTGTTATATCGGTAATTGAGAGAATTATTGTTATTGCCACTCAACTTTCAAAAAATCACTTATACTCTACCAATTCCACAAACCAAATTTTCCTATCTAATGTGATAAAAAGAAAAAAAGGAAAGGCGTTGGCAGTTTTTGTGGAAACAAAAGGCTCAAATAGCAATTCGACAACTGAGGATTCATCAGAAATCACGTTGACGAACAGTGAGCTTTCAATCGTTAATAAGCAAGAAGAAAATGGCCTTTTATTACCTAATTCACAACTAAATACGCCCATTTTATTATCTGAAGCTCTCTCTTTACCTGCTCATACAACTGTAGAGCTTAAAATGATTAAAAATCTGAAAAAAGCTATTTTTGAACATAAATTAGTCGAGAAAATTGAGGATGCATCAGAAATAGCCAAAGAATTAACAAGACCTTTACGAACGATAGCAGAAAATGTGAAGTTTAGCGTTACCAGTGCAGCAGAGCAAGGGTTTTTTCGCCCAACGATGGAAGATGCGCATTTTCATCTTTCCCTGCCTGATGGAGAATTACTAGGTGTTTTTGATGGGCATGGAGAAAACGGGCAAGTCGCTCACTATGTTTCTGAAAGGGTGCAAAAGCTTTTTGTTGAAAGAAAATCTGATTCAGAAGATATGATAGAAGTATTTAAAAATTTATTTAAAGATATTCATCAAGAAGTGATTACTAAAAAAATTGACTGCATCAACGGAAAATTAGTTGGAGGAAGTACTGCTGTTGTTTGTTATGTTTGCCGAAAAACTCTTAAAACAGTTGTTGCTACTTTAGGTGATAGTGAAGTTTGGCATTTTCGGCAGCGGAAAGCCCTTATTAAAGCCACACCACTATCTTGCGTACGAAAATGGTCTTCAAAAAAAGATTTCAAACGAATAAATACTTACTGGCAACAGCATTTAGGTAGACTTACTTTATCTAGAGATTTCAAGAGTATAAGTTTGAAGGGAGCGGGAACTCTTCAACCAAGTCGCTCAATTGGTGACCGTCAGTTTTGTTCTGATCAAGCCTTCCCTCTTGTTAGCCAAGAACCCATTGTATCCATGATACAATTACAGCAAGGGGATCGCCTTATTGTAGCTTGTGACGGTGTTTGGAATTTTCTTACTAAACAAATGAATCAACTGATAGAAACAGTCATTCAACACACTTGGGATAATGAACAAATGAACATTGCTCAAGAAATTGCAAATTTGGCTTTGAGCAAACACAATGATTATGACAATGACAATGTATCTGTTATTAGTTTAAGAATTGATTAA
- a CDS encoding pyruvate dehydrogenase complex dihydrolipoamide acetyltransferase: MPFTLTMPKLSPTMEEGTLIKWHKKIGDSIQTGDLLIEVATDKATVEYNAIDDGWLRQILIQEGKDAAVNQAIAILTVDQNESLEGYQADGVKEKALQLSSDSIEMPELNYKEKKEPKSKTTAFQQPVFVPEFPLENYTFEFPIERGDKKLLASPLAKKLAKEKGLDLTTVKGTGPQQRIISRDLDKAQAAGVVNFGHRETPQLPPGSYEELSLTPMRKVIGQRLQESKSFIPHFYVTLTIDASPLTQIREQLKNNQVKVSINDFIVRACALALRQNPGLNCGFNSANQSIIQFKTIDIAVAVSLEEGLITPIIRHADFKNLGELSVEMRVLAQKAREGKLEPQEYKGGSFTISNLGMFGVSEFQAILNPPQAAILAVSGILDVPVIQNNMVIPGKTMNLTLSVDHRVIDGVAAAKFLQSLKQLLENPAGLLL, encoded by the coding sequence ATGCCTTTTACACTGACAATGCCCAAACTCTCTCCCACAATGGAAGAAGGAACACTGATCAAGTGGCATAAAAAAATTGGGGATTCGATACAAACTGGCGACTTGCTAATTGAAGTAGCTACTGATAAAGCAACTGTAGAATATAATGCTATTGATGACGGATGGCTTAGGCAGATTTTAATTCAGGAAGGAAAAGATGCTGCTGTTAATCAAGCTATAGCGATTTTAACCGTCGATCAGAATGAAAGTTTAGAAGGTTACCAAGCAGACGGGGTAAAAGAAAAGGCTTTGCAACTTTCATCTGACAGCATTGAGATGCCAGAGTTAAATTACAAAGAGAAGAAAGAACCTAAAAGTAAAACTACGGCTTTTCAACAGCCTGTCTTTGTCCCAGAATTTCCTTTGGAAAATTATACGTTTGAATTCCCGATAGAAAGAGGGGATAAAAAATTATTAGCTTCCCCCTTAGCTAAAAAACTCGCTAAAGAAAAAGGATTAGATCTTACAACAGTAAAAGGAACAGGTCCTCAACAACGAATTATAAGTCGAGATCTTGACAAAGCTCAAGCTGCTGGAGTTGTCAATTTTGGACATCGTGAGACTCCTCAATTACCTCCAGGTAGTTATGAAGAATTATCTTTGACTCCTATGCGTAAAGTTATCGGACAAAGGTTACAAGAATCTAAATCCTTTATTCCTCATTTTTATGTCACTTTAACAATCGATGCTAGTCCATTGACCCAAATCAGAGAGCAACTTAAAAATAATCAAGTTAAAGTATCTATCAATGATTTCATTGTTCGAGCCTGTGCATTAGCTTTACGTCAGAATCCCGGTTTAAATTGTGGTTTCAATTCTGCGAATCAATCGATTATTCAATTTAAAACAATTGATATTGCAGTTGCTGTTAGCCTGGAAGAAGGGCTAATCACTCCTATTATTCGTCACGCAGACTTTAAAAATTTAGGAGAACTGTCGGTAGAAATGCGTGTGTTGGCTCAGAAAGCACGTGAAGGAAAGCTTGAACCTCAAGAATATAAAGGAGGATCATTTACGATTTCAAATTTAGGAATGTTTGGTGTTTCCGAGTTTCAAGCGATACTAAATCCTCCACAAGCGGCTATTCTCGCTGTGAGTGGAATTTTAGATGTTCCTGTTATTCAAAATAACATGGTGATACCCGGTAAAACAATGAATTTAACTTTATCAGTTGATCACCGTGTAATAGATGGGGTGGCGGCTGCCAAATTTCTTCAAAGTTTAAAGCAATTGTTAGAAAATCCCGCTGGATTATTGCTTTAA
- a CDS encoding pyruvate dehydrogenase complex E1 component subunit beta, with the protein MSTEKQTIDIREALRQAINEEMARDSSVFVMGEEVGEYNGAYKITKGMLDKWGANRIIDTPISELGFAGLCIGAAMTGLRPIVEFMSFNFSFVAADQLISNAIKMYYMSGNRFSVPIVFRGPNGAAAQVSSQHSHCVEAIYGNLPGWTIIAPSNAYDAKGLLKSAIRDNNPVLFLESELSYGDKMEIPVDEYLIPIGKAQIVVPGADVTLIAHSRMVTICKEVVNELTKMGICAELIDLRTVKPLDIATIANSVKKTNRCVIVEEGHLFAGIAAEVGFQIMEHCFDYLDAPLERVCQRETPMPYSKVLEKETMPNKQRILSAIYKTLQKN; encoded by the coding sequence ATGAGCACTGAAAAGCAAACTATCGACATTAGAGAAGCGTTACGACAAGCAATTAATGAGGAAATGGCAAGGGATTCTAGCGTTTTTGTCATGGGGGAAGAAGTTGGCGAATATAATGGAGCGTATAAAATTACTAAAGGAATGTTGGATAAATGGGGAGCAAATCGCATCATAGATACCCCTATTTCCGAATTAGGTTTTGCTGGTTTGTGTATAGGCGCTGCTATGACTGGACTTCGACCAATCGTTGAATTTATGAGTTTTAATTTTTCATTTGTTGCAGCCGATCAATTGATTTCTAACGCGATTAAAATGTACTATATGTCAGGTAATCGTTTTTCTGTTCCCATTGTTTTTAGAGGGCCTAATGGAGCGGCAGCACAAGTTTCCAGTCAACATTCTCATTGTGTAGAAGCTATTTATGGAAATTTACCAGGATGGACTATTATAGCTCCAAGCAATGCTTATGATGCGAAAGGATTATTAAAGTCTGCTATTCGAGATAATAATCCTGTTTTATTTCTAGAATCAGAGCTTTCTTATGGAGATAAGATGGAAATTCCGGTCGATGAATATCTAATTCCGATTGGGAAAGCACAGATTGTTGTGCCTGGGGCAGATGTGACTTTAATTGCTCATAGCCGCATGGTTACAATTTGTAAAGAAGTTGTAAATGAATTAACAAAAATGGGAATTTGTGCTGAACTTATTGATCTTCGGACAGTCAAACCTTTAGATATTGCTACTATTGCAAATTCAGTAAAAAAGACTAATCGCTGTGTCATTGTTGAAGAAGGACATTTATTTGCAGGCATTGCGGCGGAAGTTGGCTTTCAAATTATGGAACATTGCTTTGATTATTTAGATGCTCCTTTGGAAAGAGTTTGCCAACGCGAAACACCCATGCCTTATTCGAAGGTATTAGAAAAAGAAACAATGCCAAATAAACAAAGAATTCTTTCTGCAATTTATAAAACACTTCAAAAAAATTAG
- the pdhA gene encoding pyruvate dehydrogenase (acetyl-transferring) E1 component subunit alpha, with product MKTDVLPQFFSVDQDAVIKKLGPQALIECFQQMLKIRNFELRAESAYQQGKIGGFFHAYVGQEAIQTAAVQAIGQSNWYATSYRCHALALLLGATPNELMAELYGRATGNAKGRGGSMHFFTDRLLGGFGIVTGQVPIATGAAFALKYKGNKNEVAVCFMGDGAVPQGSFHESLNLASLWNLPCIYVIENNQWGMGTAIQKAVSVKRLAEDKASGYNMKAYTLDGMDFFNCYGGFAQIHQEVLQRQRPVLVEVVTERFKGHSISDPGLYRAKDTLKQIMAKDPILALQAVLIKKGILTEDMVKQMNKENREKIIEAMSFAENSPWPDPQTLEEDVFAPNFIV from the coding sequence ATGAAAACAGACGTTTTACCCCAGTTTTTTTCTGTAGACCAAGATGCTGTCATAAAAAAATTGGGACCGCAAGCTCTCATTGAATGCTTTCAGCAAATGTTAAAGATTCGAAATTTTGAACTTCGAGCAGAATCGGCCTATCAACAAGGTAAAATAGGGGGATTCTTTCATGCTTATGTCGGCCAGGAAGCTATTCAGACAGCTGCTGTGCAAGCCATCGGGCAAAGCAATTGGTATGCAACTTCTTATCGTTGTCATGCTTTAGCTTTATTGCTCGGAGCTACTCCTAATGAATTAATGGCAGAACTTTATGGTCGAGCAACAGGAAATGCAAAGGGCCGGGGAGGTTCCATGCATTTTTTCACTGATCGTTTGCTAGGAGGGTTTGGAATTGTAACAGGTCAAGTTCCTATTGCTACTGGAGCTGCTTTTGCTTTAAAATATAAAGGAAATAAAAACGAAGTTGCTGTTTGTTTTATGGGTGATGGGGCGGTTCCTCAAGGATCTTTTCATGAGTCATTAAATTTGGCTTCATTATGGAACTTACCTTGCATCTACGTTATTGAAAATAATCAATGGGGAATGGGAACTGCTATTCAAAAAGCTGTAAGCGTTAAACGTTTGGCGGAAGATAAAGCAAGTGGCTATAACATGAAAGCCTATACTCTTGATGGGATGGATTTTTTTAATTGTTATGGTGGTTTTGCTCAGATTCATCAAGAAGTTTTACAAAGACAAAGACCGGTGCTAGTAGAAGTTGTTACTGAAAGATTTAAAGGACATTCTATTTCTGATCCGGGTCTTTATCGTGCAAAAGATACCCTCAAGCAAATTATGGCAAAAGATCCGATTCTTGCTCTTCAAGCAGTTTTGATTAAAAAAGGAATTTTAACAGAAGATATGGTCAAGCAAATGAACAAAGAAAACCGAGAGAAAATTATTGAGGCAATGTCTTTTGCAGAAAATAGCCCATGGCCTGATCCGCAAACATTGGAAGAAGACGTATTCGCCCCCAATTTCATTGTATAG
- a CDS encoding dicarboxylate/amino acid:cation symporter, with protein MCKEVKHKINPNIFFALAIVLGVCAGYVQEPLIFQTAETISQLFINLLKLVSLPIIFLSIVSTASGMESMHQIKVLGKKVAKYTLLTTIIAATIALILFVVIDPVRGQITVNAQETITQSSQPTYLKFFIQIIPSNVIQPFNENNVIGVLFLAMLLSFAIVSLPTQSRAVLHSFFSSIYAAIIVITRWVVALMPIAIWAFITLFMYDLKQGLDVKSLALYLTVVISANLIQAGCVLPLLLKLKKISPLFMIKGMLPALSIAFFTKSSAAALPMAMRCAEENVGISRKVASFTLPLCITINMNACAAFILTTVLFVSMSQGITYSFAEMGLWIILSTIAAIGNAGVPMGCYFLASAFLAAMNVPLHILGIILPFYSLIDMLESAINVWSDSCVAAVVNQEVKQEQISFDQTPIDLNSVII; from the coding sequence ATGTGCAAAGAAGTCAAACACAAAATAAATCCAAATATATTTTTTGCTTTAGCAATCGTACTTGGTGTTTGTGCTGGCTATGTTCAAGAGCCTCTTATCTTTCAGACAGCAGAAACAATTTCTCAATTATTCATTAATTTGTTGAAATTAGTTAGTTTACCCATCATTTTTCTTTCCATTGTATCGACAGCTTCTGGAATGGAGAGTATGCATCAAATTAAAGTATTAGGCAAAAAAGTTGCAAAATATACGCTTTTAACAACTATCATCGCTGCGACAATTGCTCTAATCCTATTTGTGGTTATTGATCCAGTTAGAGGGCAAATCACTGTTAACGCCCAAGAAACGATCACTCAATCTTCGCAACCAACCTATCTAAAATTTTTTATCCAAATTATCCCCTCTAATGTCATTCAACCATTTAATGAAAACAATGTGATTGGAGTTTTATTTTTAGCAATGTTACTTAGCTTTGCCATTGTTTCTTTGCCCACTCAATCGAGAGCTGTCCTTCATTCTTTTTTTTCTAGTATTTATGCAGCGATTATTGTTATTACTCGTTGGGTTGTGGCGCTTATGCCTATTGCAATTTGGGCATTTATTACTTTATTCATGTATGATTTAAAACAAGGATTAGACGTCAAAAGCCTTGCACTTTATTTAACCGTTGTGATTTCCGCCAACCTTATTCAAGCTGGGTGCGTTTTACCTTTATTACTGAAGTTAAAAAAAATTTCACCTCTTTTTATGATAAAAGGAATGCTACCGGCTTTGTCAATTGCATTTTTTACTAAATCTTCTGCTGCTGCCTTACCAATGGCTATGCGTTGTGCAGAAGAAAATGTGGGAATTTCTCGCAAGGTTGCCAGTTTTACCCTTCCTCTTTGTATAACAATTAATATGAATGCTTGCGCTGCATTTATATTGACAACTGTCTTGTTTGTTTCGATGAGCCAGGGCATTACCTATAGTTTTGCTGAAATGGGGCTTTGGATTATCTTATCAACAATTGCAGCCATAGGCAATGCTGGGGTTCCTATGGGTTGTTACTTTTTAGCCAGTGCGTTTTTAGCCGCTATGAATGTGCCTCTTCATATTTTAGGAATTATTTTACCTTTCTATTCGTTGATAGATATGCTAGAAAGTGCAATTAACGTATGGTCTGATTCTTGTGTAGCTGCGGTTGTTAATCAAGAAGTGAAGCAAGAGCAAATTTCTTTCGATCAAACACCCATAGATTTGAATTCTGTCATTATTTAA